One window of the Streptomyces sp. TS71-3 genome contains the following:
- the purN gene encoding phosphoribosylglycinamide formyltransferase produces MRKGPTVAPTEAVKRLVVLVSGSGTNLQALLDAVAARGPEAYGARIVAVGADRHSATGLERARGAGLPTFVCRVADHGSRAEWDAALTAAVAAYRPDLVVSAGFMKILGKEFLARFGGRTVNTHPALLPSFPGAHGVRDALAYGARVTGCTVHFVDDGVDTGPIIAQRAVEVVEEDTEEGEAALHERIKDVERRLLVDVVGRLARHGYRIEGRKVMLPDE; encoded by the coding sequence GTGAGAAAGGGCCCCACCGTGGCTCCCACTGAGGCCGTCAAGCGCCTCGTCGTGCTGGTCTCCGGCTCCGGCACCAACCTTCAGGCCCTGCTGGACGCCGTCGCGGCCCGCGGCCCCGAGGCGTACGGCGCCCGGATCGTCGCCGTGGGCGCCGACCGGCACTCCGCCACCGGTCTGGAGCGTGCACGCGGCGCGGGGCTGCCCACGTTCGTGTGCCGCGTGGCGGACCACGGGAGCCGTGCCGAGTGGGACGCGGCGCTCACCGCGGCCGTCGCCGCGTACCGGCCGGACCTGGTGGTCTCCGCGGGCTTCATGAAGATCCTGGGCAAGGAGTTCCTCGCCCGGTTCGGCGGCCGGACCGTCAACACCCATCCCGCGCTGCTGCCCAGCTTCCCCGGGGCGCACGGCGTGCGGGACGCGCTGGCGTACGGCGCCAGGGTCACCGGCTGCACCGTCCACTTCGTCGACGACGGCGTCGACACGGGACCGATCATCGCGCAGCGCGCGGTCGAGGTGGTCGAGGAGGACACCGAGGAGGGCGAGGCCGCCCTCCATGAGCGCATCAAGGACGTCGAGCGACGGCTGCTCGTCGATGTCGTGGGGCGACTGGCCCGGCACGGCTACCGCATCGAGGGACGAAAGGTAATGCTGCCCGATGAGTGA